A segment of the Bradyrhizobium sp. CCBAU 53340 genome:
CTTGTCCCGGGCATCCACGAGAAGCCGCGAACACGGAAGCAAAGACGTGGATGGCCGGGACAAGCCCGGCCATGACGGTGGGGTGAGCATCGCGCGATCCCCACCACTACCGCTCCGTCAGCTTCAGCTCGATGCGGCGATTGCGCTTGTAGGCATCCTCGGTGTTGCCGGTGTCGAGCGGCTGGAATTCGCCGAAGCCGGCGGCGACCAGACGCTGCGCCGGTACGCCGAGCGAGATCAGATATTGCACCACCGAGATCGCGCGCGCCGCGGACAGGTCCCAGTTCGACTTGAAGTTCGGGCCGTTCACCGGGCGCACGTCGGTGTGACCGTCGACGCGCAGCACCCAGGCGATCTCGGTCGGGATCTTCTTGTCGAGCTCGATCAGCGCGGCCGCGACGGTGTCGAGCTCGGCGCGACCTTCCGGCAGCAGCGTTGCCTGTCCGGTGTCGAAGAACACTTCGGATTGGAACACGAAGCGGTCGCCGACCACGCGGATGTCAGGACGGTTGCCGAGAATGGCGCGCAGGCGGCCGAAGAATTCGGAGCGGTAACGCGACAGTTCCTGCACGCGCTGCGCCAGCGCGACGTTGAGGCGTGAGCCGAGATCGGCAATGCGGTTCTGCGATTCCTTGTCTTTCTTCTCTGAAGCGTCGAGCGCTTCCTCCAACGCCGCGAGTTGCCGGCGTAGCGCGCTGATCTGCTGGTTCAGCACCTCGATCTGCGCCAGCGCCCGCGCCGAGACGGCCTTCTCGGAATCCAGCGCCTTGCCGAGCTCGGCGGTCTTGCCCTGCGCGTCGTTGCCGGCATTGGCGAGACCTTCATAAAGGCCCTTCATGCGGTCGCGCTCGGTCTCGGCCGAGGCGAGGCCCGCCTTCAACTGCGAGACCTGGTCGTCGAGCGAGAGCTTGCCGAGCTTCTCCAGCGAGAGCAGCTCGGTGAGCTGGGCGATCTTGGCATTGAGCTGCTCCAGCGCCTTGTCCTTGCCTGTCACCTCCTGCGACAGGAAGAACTGCACGACCAGGAACACCGACAGCAAGAACACGATCGATAGCACCAGCGTCGACAGCGCGTCGACGAATCCGGGCCAGTAGTTGAAGGCGCCTTCGCTGCGGCGGCCGCGGGCTAGAGCCATTTAGTTCTCCGCTTTCTGCTCTTGTGTCCCGGACGCGCTGCAGCGTGCAACGCTGCTGCGCAGAGCCGACCCATCTCTCACTCAGAAGGTGCTAGGCCCCGGCTCAGCGACGCACCGCTTCGCGCTGCATCGCGTCCGGGGCACGAGACCCTTGTTTCGTCCTTAACTCTTCTCGGGCTGCCGCGCGATGCGCTCCAGCAGGCGGCGGATCTCGCGGTTCTGCTCGCCCTGGCCGTCGGCCCATTCACGGATCATCTGCTGCTCGGTGCGCATATGCGAGACGAGCGCCTGGATGGCTTCGGCAAGGCTCGCCATCGCCGCCGTGGTGCCGCGGCTGGCGCTGCCTTCTTCCAGCACGGAGCGCAATCGCTCGACGGCGGCCTGAAGCTCGCCGCTGGCAACCCCGCCGCCACTGCTTGCGACCGCGGCGACCTCGCCGCTGCCATATTCGCGCACGGTGGTGGCGAGCCAGTCCTCCAGGTCGGTGTAGAAGCGGTTCTGCGCCTGGCTCGATTGCAGATCGAGGAAGCCGAGGATCAGCGAGCCGGCGAGGCCGAACAGCGAGCTCGAGAACGAGATGCCCATGCCGCCGAGCGGGGCGGCGAGCCCCTCCTTCAGCGTGTCGAACAGCGCACCGGCATCGCCGCCGACCTTGAGCCCGTCGATCACCTTGCCGACCGAGCCGACCGTCTCGATCAGGCCCCAGAAGGTGCCGAGCAGGCCGAGGAAGACGAGCAGGCCGGTCATGTAGCGCGAGATGTCGCGGGCTTCATCCAGGCGGGTCGCGATCGAATCGAGCAGGTGCCGCATCGTGGTCTGGGTGATGGACATCCGCCCGGTGCGCTCGCCGCCCAGGATCATCGCCATCGGCGCCAGCAGCTTGGGGTGCCGGGCCGGCACGAGGCCCGGGTCCGCGATGCGGAAATTGTTGACCCAGGACACCTCAGGATAGAGCCGGATCACCTGGCGGAAGGCCAGCACGATGCCGATGAACAGCACCGCCCCGATCAGGGCGTTGAGCCCCGGATTGGCGAAGAAGGCCTGGATGATCTGCTTGTAGAGCACCACGCCCACCAGGGCGCACAGCACCAGGAAGACCAGCATCCGCACCAGGAAGACGCTGGGCGAGGACAGTTTCGTGTATTCGATGTCGATGGTGGAGCGGGGCGAGGCGCCAGACGGCATGGCGGGTGTCATCCGTTACGAAAGCTTGCTTGCCTCCGCACTATGGCACAGGCCCGGCTCAAAAAAAGCGCCGGATGTGCGGATTTCGGGAAGGAAGCGGGAACCCAAAGCTGAAACCGGGCTTTGATACGGACATAGGCTGCAAAACTTCGGCATCTCGCGGGTCGGGCTCGGTTTTTTGCACGGCATCGTGCTTGCTCCGTACGGCGGGACCTGACCAGGGGAGGGGCTGCGTGAGCGTCGTTTCCGCGATCATGGGGACTGCCGAACGCGTGCCCTTGCCCGATGTGGTGGTCCGCGCCGCGATCCAGCGCCTCTGCTCCCGCACGGCAACCCGCCTCGCCGCGCATGATGCGGCCGACGATGCCGCCTTCGCCGGGCGGATGATGCTGAGATCGATCGCCGAGCACGCGGACGCCGCCAATACCCAGCACTACGAAGTGCCGTCAGCCTTCTTCCCGCAGGTGCTGGGACCGAACCGGAAATACTCCTCCTGCTTCTACAGGACCGACGCGACGACCCTCCAGGAGGCCGAGGAGGAAGCGCTGCGTCAGACCATCGAGCATGCCGGCCTCGCCGACGGCCAGACCATCCTTGAGCTCGGCTGCGGCTGGGGCGCCCTGTCGCTGCGGATGGCGCGGCAGTTTCCGCATGCGAAGGTGACGGCAGTGTCGAACTCGCAAGGCCAGCGCGCCTATATCGAAGAGATGGCGCGGAGACGCGGTCTGCCGAACTTGTGCGCCGTTACCGCCGACATGAACGTGTTCGCGCCGGACGGCCAGTTCGACCGCATCGTCTCGGTCGAGATGTTCGAGCGCATGATGAACTGGCGCAAGCTGATGACGCGCGCGCGTTCATGGCTCGCCCCCGAGGGGCGCTTCTTCATGCACATCTTCACCCATCGCGTCGGCTCCTATGTGTTCGACCGCGCCAATCGCGAAGACTGGATCGCACAGCATTTCTTCACCGGGGGCGTAATGCCGAGCCATCAGCTCATCCGGCAATATGCCGACATTTTCCAGGTCGAGAAGGAATGGCGCTGGAGCGGCACGCATTATCAGCGCACGGCCATGGACTGGCTCGCCAATTTCGACGCGCATCGCGATGCGATCGAAGCTTCCTTGTGCGATGTCTATGGCGACGAGACGCAACTGTGGATGCGGCGCTGGCGCTGGTTCTTCCTCGCGACCGCAGGCCTGTTCGGCTACGCCGACGGAACGGAGTGGGGCGTCAGCCACTATCGGATGAAGGCGGCCGATTGATCAGCCTGAGCAGCCTTGCGAGTTCGCGGCTTTGCCGACTTGCACACCGTCACCCTGAGGTGGCCGCTCCTTCAGCGGCCCTCGAAGGGCGACGGCCCGGCTGCATCTCGGCCATTCATCCTTCGGGGCTCTGCGCGCGTTGCTTCGCATCGCGCGCCTCGCACCTCCAGCGACAATGGCGTAGCCGTTGCGCGGGGATGACAGGTCAAAAATCTACGGACCGCTGACCAATTGCGATGTTCTGTCGCAGCGCGCGACGATGAAAACCCGACTCACAATCCGGTGAGTCCAAAAAATCGGCCTGAACTCAGCGCGATAGCTGCTGTGACATTGAGCCGCCTGCGCCATGCGTTGCGCCGCAGCAGCTCCATTCTATTTTGATCGCATCGGCCGCGCAGAAATCGTCCAGGACGGGCGTTGCGCGAAGCTTGATCAGTTTCAACAATTTTGGGGCACCCCACTTCATGTCAGGACTTCGAGCGCGATCGGCATGCGTTGCAATGATGCTCGCGGCCCTTGCGCCGCTGCTTGTTGCTTGCGACGAATCCTCCTCCGCCGTCTCCGCCGCACAACCTATCGAACCCGATGTCAGCATCGTCACGGTCAAGCCGCAACCGCGCGCCGTGGTGCGCGAACTGCCGGGCCGGATCTCGCCGACGCGCGTCGCCGAAGTACGCCCGCGCGTCTCAGGCATCGTGGTCGAGCGTTTGTTCCGCCAGGGCAGCGAGGTGAAGGCAGGTGATCCGCTCTATCGGATCGATCCGCGTCCGTTCGAGGTCGAGGTGATGGCGGGTGAGGCCGGGCTTGCCAAGGCCGAGGCCGCCTTGATGCAGGCGCAGCAGCAGGCGCGCCGCATCGCGACGCTGACCAGCCAGCGCGCCGCGCCCGAATCCGAGAACGAAAAGACCATCGCCGCCGAGCGCCAGGCTCAGGCCGAGGTCGAGGGCCGCAAGGCCGATCTCGCGCGCGCCAAGCTCAATCTCGATTATGCGACCGTACGCGCGCCAATCGACGGCGTGGTTGGCGCTGCCCTTGTCAGCGAGGGTGCGCTCGTCGTGCAGAACGAGACCAATCTTGCCACCGTGCAGCAGCTCGATCCCATCTATGCCGACTTCACCCAGTCGGTGACTGAGCTCAATCAGCTCCGCCGCGCCTTCGAAAGCGGCGACCTCGATCGCATCGAGTCCGATGCCGTCAAGGTGCGCCTCGTGCTCGACGACAACACGATCTATGGGCTCGACGGCAAGCTGCTGTTCTCCGATGCCAAGGTCGACGCCCATACCGGCCAGGTCACCTTGCGCGGCGAGTTCCGCAATCCCAAGCGCGAGCTGCTGCCGGGGATGTATGTGCGCGTCCGCCTCGACCAGGGTCTCGACAGCGATGCGATCGCGGTGCCGCAGCAGGCGGTACAGCGCAATGGCGGCGGTGGCAGCGAGGTGTTCGTCGTCAAGGACGACAATCGCATCGCGGTGCAGCCCATCCGCACCGGCTCGGTGCAGGACGGCATCTGGTTCGTCACCGACGGCCTGAAGGCCGGCGACAAGGTCGTGGTCGAAGGTTTCCAGAAGTTCGCCGCCGGCGACAAGGTCAAGCCGCAATCCTGGTCGGAGGCCGAGGCGAACGCCGACAACAGGCACGCCCTCAAGGTCACGCGGTAACTGATCATGCCGAGCTTCTTCATCGACAGGCCGATCTTCGCCTGGGTCGTGGCGCTGTTCATCTGTCTGATCGGCGCGATCTCGATCCCGCTGTTGCCGATCGCGCAATATCCGATCATCGCGCCGCCCTCGATCTCGATCTCGACGAGCTATCCCGGCGCCTCGCCGGAGAATCTCTACAACAGCGTCACGCGGCTGATCGAGGAGGAGCTCAACGGCGCCTCCGGCATCCTCAATTTCGAATCGACCAGCGACTCGCTCGGCCAGGTCGAGATTACAGCCAACTTCCAGCCGGGCACCGACACCAGCGCGGCCTCGGTGGAGGTGCAGAACCGCATCAAGCGCGTCGAGGCGCGGCTGCCGCGCGCGGTGATCCAGCAGGGCATTTTAATCGAGGAAGCCTCCAGCGCGGTGCTTCAGATCATCACGCTGAACTCGACCGACGGCAGCCTCGATGAGGTCGGCCTCGGTGACTTCATGATCCGCAACGTGCTCGGCGAGATCCGCCGCATCCCCGGCGTCGGTCGCGCCACGCTCTATTCGACCGAGCGCAGTCTTCGCGTCTGGGTCGATCCGGCCAAACTGGTCGGCTATGGACTGACCGCCGACGACGTCAACAAGGCCATATCAGCGCAGAACGCGCAGGTCGCCTCGGGCAGCATCGGCGCCGAGCCGTCGACCGCGAGCCAGCGCACCTCAGCGCTGGTGCTTGTCAAGGGCCAGCTCTCCTCGCCCGATGAATTCGGCGCCATCATCCTGCGCGCCAACGCTGACGGTTCGACCGTGCGCCTGCGCGACGTCGCGCGCATCGAGGTCGGCGGCCTCAGCTACCAGTTCAACACGCGCTTGAACGGCAAGCCGACCGCGGGCCTCTCCGTGCTGATGTCGCCGACCGGCAACGCGCTGGCAACGGCGAGCGCGGTCGAAGCGAAGATGAAGGAGCTGTCGCGCTTCTTCCCGGCCAACATCTCCTACGAAATCCCTTACAACATCACGCCCGTGGTCGAAGCCTCGATCAAGAAGGTGCTGTCGACGCTGCTCGAGGCCGTGGTGCTGGTGTTCGTGGTGATGTTCCTGTTCCTGCAGAACATCCGCTACACCATCATCCCGACCATCGTGGTGCCGGTGGCGCTGCTGGGGGCTTGTACCACGCTGCTGCTCGCCGGTTATTCCATCAACATGCTCAGCATGTTCGGCATGGTGCTGGCGGTCGGTATCCTCGTCGACGACGCCATCGTCGTGGTCGAGAACGTCGAGCGCATCATGGCCGAGGAAGGCCTGTCGCCGAAGGAAGCGACGCGCAAGGCGATGTCGCAGATCACCAGTGCCATCATCGGCATCACCCTGGTGCTGATGGCGGTGTTCGTGCCGATGGCATTCTTCCCGGGCTCGGTCGGCATCATCTATCGCCAGTTCTCGGTGACCATGGTCGCGGCGATCGGCTTCTCGGCCTTCCTGGCACTGTCGCTGACCCCGGCCCTGTGCGCGACCCTGCTCAAGCCTGTCGCGGCCGGTCACGGCCACGCCAGGCGCGGCGTGTTCGGCTGGTTCAACCGTATGCTCGAGGGCGGCAAGGAGGGTTATTCGCGCACGGTCGGCTTCTCGCTCAAGCGTACCGGTCGCCTGATGATGGTCTATGCCGCGCTGCTGGTCGGCTTGTCCTGGGCCTTCGTCAGCCTGCCCGGCGGCTTCCTGCCCGTCGACGACCAGGGCTTCGTCACCACCGACGTGCAGACGCCGTCAGACTCCTCTTACGGCCGCACCGAGGCCGTGATCGAGAAGGTGGAAAAATATCTGGCGCAGCGGCCTGGTGTCGATAACGTCACCTTCCTCACCGGCTTCAGCTTCTCCGGCCAGGGCATGAACACCGCGCAGGCCTTCATCACGTTGAAGGACTGGTCGGAACGCGGGCCGAAGGACTCAGCGGCCGCGATCGTCAGCGACATCAACCGCGACCTGTCCTCCTCGATCCGCGACGCAAAGATCTCGGCGCTGCAGCCGCCGCCAATCGACAATCTCGGCAATTCCTCCGGCTTCTCGTTCCGCCTCCAGGATCGCGGCCAGAAGGGCTATCCGGCCCTGATGCGCGCCGCCGACCAGATGATCGCGGAGGCCAATGCGAGCCCGGTGCTGCAGAAGGTCTATATCGAAGGCCTGCCCGAGGCGGGCGTCGTCAATCTCGTGATCGACCGCGAGAAGGCCGGCGCCTTCGGCGTCACCTTCGAGGACATCAACAACACGATCTCGACCAATCTCGGCTCGAACTACATCAACGACTTCCCGAACCGCGGGCGCATGCAGCGCGTCGTGGTGCAGGCCGACAGCCGCGATCGCATGAAGACCGAGGACATCCTCAACTACAACGTCAAGAACAGCCGTGGTCAGCTGGTGCCGTTCTCCTCCTTCGCGACGGTCGAATGGTCGCGCGGCCCAACCCAGATCGCCGGCTTCAACTATTACCCTGCCGTGCGCATTTCGGGCGAAGCAAAGTCCGGCTTCACCTCGGGCGATGCGATCGCCGAGATGGAGAAGCTCGCGGGCAAGCTGCCGCGCGGTTTCGGTTACGAATGGACCGGCCAGTCGCTCCAGGAAAAGCTGTCGGGCTCGCAGGCGCCTTTCCTGCTCGCGCTGTCCGTGTTTGTGGTGTTCCTGTGTCTCGCCGCACTTTACGAGAGCTGGACCATCCCGCTCGCGGTGCTGCTCACCGTGCCGCTCGGCATCGTCGGCGCGGTCGTTGCGGCTACGCTGCGCGGCCTGCCCAACGACGTCTATTTCACCGTGGGCCTCATCACCATCATCGGCCTCGCCGCCAAGGACGCGATCCTGATCATCGAGTTCGCCAAGGATCTGCGGAAAGAGGGCAAGCCGCTGGTCGAAGCGACCATCGAAGCCTGCCGCCTGCGCTTCCGCCCGATCCTGATGACAGGCCTTGCCTTCATCTGCGGCGTGCTGCCCATGGCGATCGCCCACGGCGCCGGCGGTGCCAGCCAGCAGGCGCTCGGCAGCGTCGTGATGGGTGGAATGATCGCGGTCGTGATCCTGGCGCTGCTGATGGTGCCGGTATTCTTCGTCTCGGTGCAGCGCGTGCTGGCGGGGGATAGGGAGCCGAAGGCTGTGAAGGACAGCGAGGCGTATGGTCCGCCGGCGCCGGTGAAGCCATAGGGCACATTGTCATTCCGGGCTCGCGCCAAGAGGCGCGCCCCGGAATGACGAGCGGAGCTTGCCTTCCCAGGTTCGTCGATCCAGACTGCATCCCTGGATTGAAACCACGTGTGTTCGCACTGCGCTGCGAATGCGTACCCGCCGATTGAGAGCAGCTGATGCGTCCGACCGACATTGCGATCTCGAACTATCGCTCTATCAGGCGGCTCTCCCTACCCATCCATCCGCTCTCCGTCTTCGTCGGCGAGAACGGCGTCGGCAAATCCAATCTCTACAAATCCCTGTCGCTGTTGCGCGATGCGGCGACCGGACGGATCACGCGCACGATTGCCGAGGAGGGCGGACTGAATTCGGTCTGCTGGTCAGGCATCCGCAAACGTGGCGAGGATGGACGACTGCGGTTGTCGGCCAGATTCGATCGCCTGAAATATTCCATCGAGATCGGATTTCCTGGTCCCGCCGAGGCAGCGTTTGCTGGCGAGCCGATGATCAAGGAAGAAAGTATCGAGGCGACCGAGGGCAAGCGAACGGTGCTGCTGATGGAGCGGAAGAATTCGCTCGTCAGCATCCGCAGCGACAGCGGCGCATGGACCAGCCACAAGGACGCGGTGCTGCCGTCCGAGACGGCGCTCGCAGGCTTTTCCGATGGCAGGCAATGCCCCGAGATCGATCTGATCAGAAGCGCGATGCTGGGCTGGCGCTTCTATCACGACTTTCGCACCGATCCGGCGTCACCGATCCGAAAGCCTTGCCTTGCGATCACGACGCCCTCGCTCAGTGCCGATGGCAGCGATCTGGCTGCGGCCCTGGCGACGCTCTATGCCATCAGGGAAGACGCAACCGACTTGCAGGACGCGATCCAGGATGCATTCCCGGGCGCTGAGCTCCGCGCATGGGAGCAAAACGGGCTGTGTGAATTCGATCTGCAACTCGAGGACATGCCGCGTCCGTTCGGGGCTCATGAACTGTCCGACGGGACGCTGAAGTACATTTGCCTGCTCGCGGTGTTCATGGGCTATCGGCTGCCGCCCTTCATCGCGCTGAACGAGCCCGAGGCCAGCCTGCATCCCTCGCTGCTGGCGCCATTGGCCCGGCTGATCGCCAAGGCATCGCGCCGCGCCGACATCTGGATCGTCACCCACTCGGAACAGTTGATGGAAGCCTTGCGAAGCGAGAGCTCGGTCCCGCTTCGCCGGGTGATCAAGTCGAAAGGTGCCACGATGATCGAGGGCTTGACCCTGGGCGGAGAATATCGCGACGACGAGCCCGACGATGACGAGTCTTAGTCGCTGCAGATCGAGCCGCCCTGCGACTACGCCGGCTTCCGCAAAATCTTCACCAGCTCCCCGTGCACGAACTCATTGCCGCACACGACGTCGCCCGTGACGAGCGCATCGCCGGGCGTGTTGATGTCGCTCACCGTACCGCCGGCTTCGCGCACCATCAGCATGCCGGCGGCGATGTCCCAGGGTTGCAGGTTGCGCTCCCAGTAGCCGTCGAGGCGGCCGGCGGCGACGAAGGCGAGGTCGAGCGAGGCGGCGCCGAAGCGGCGGAGCCCTGCGACGCGGTCCTGGATCGCGGTCATCTCGCGGCGGAATTCCTCGTGGTCGCCACGGCCGATATGGGGCAGGCCGCAGGCCACCACGCATTCGTTGAGCTGGCGGCGGCCGGCCACCCGCAGGCGCTGGTCGTTGAGAAAGGCGCCCTTGCCGCGCTCTGAGATATAGAGCTCGTCATTGGCGGGATTGTAGATCACGCCGGCGATCACCGTGCCCTCGCGGGACAGGCCGATCGAGATCGCAAATTGCGGAATGCCGTGCAGGAAGTTGGTGGTGCCGTCGAGCGGATCGACGATCCAGGTATGGCTCTTGTCGGTGCCCTCGCGCATTCCGCCCTCTTCGCCGATGAAGCCGTAGCCGGGCCGGGCCTTGGAGAGATCCTGGTAGAGGATCTCCTCGGCGCGCTTGTCGGCGAGCGAGACGAAATTCGCCGGCCCCTTCAGCGAGACCTGCAGATGCTCGATCTCGCCGAGATCGCGCTTGAGGCTGCGGCCGGCGCGCCGCGCGGCCTTGACCATGACATTGATAGTGGCGGAATACAGCATGAGATCAGTCTTTGATGGGGAAGGGGCGCGAAAGGGCGCCATTTGAGGGGGATTGGGTGCCCCGCGAGGGGCCAAACGTCAAGTCATTCGAGCCATTTGGCGTCAGGTCATTTGTTCCCGAGCCATTTCTTGGCGGCGGCCTCCGCCTTGGCGCGATCCTCGGCGGGCAGATCGGCCAGCTGCTTGTCGAGCTCCGGATCGCCCTTGCCGGCGGTTTTCGCCACCAGGTGCCATTTGAAGCCCTCGACCTTGTCCACGGGCGCGCCCATGCCGTTGATCAGCACCCAGGCGAGGCGGTTCTGCGCGATCGCGCTGCCCTGGCGGGATGCCTTGCGCAGCAACGCGACGGCCGCCGGCTGGTTCTTTGGCGTGCCGGTGCCGTTGAACATCGCGATGGCATATTCGACCTCGGCATCGACATTGTCGGCGAGCGAAGCCGCCT
Coding sequences within it:
- a CDS encoding peptidoglycan -binding protein, which codes for MALARGRRSEGAFNYWPGFVDALSTLVLSIVFLLSVFLVVQFFLSQEVTGKDKALEQLNAKIAQLTELLSLEKLGKLSLDDQVSQLKAGLASAETERDRMKGLYEGLANAGNDAQGKTAELGKALDSEKAVSARALAQIEVLNQQISALRRQLAALEEALDASEKKDKESQNRIADLGSRLNVALAQRVQELSRYRSEFFGRLRAILGNRPDIRVVGDRFVFQSEVFFDTGQATLLPEGRAELDTVAAALIELDKKIPTEIAWVLRVDGHTDVRPVNGPNFKSNWDLSAARAISVVQYLISLGVPAQRLVAAGFGEFQPLDTGNTEDAYKRNRRIELKLTER
- a CDS encoding flagellar motor protein MotA yields the protein MPSGASPRSTIDIEYTKLSSPSVFLVRMLVFLVLCALVGVVLYKQIIQAFFANPGLNALIGAVLFIGIVLAFRQVIRLYPEVSWVNNFRIADPGLVPARHPKLLAPMAMILGGERTGRMSITQTTMRHLLDSIATRLDEARDISRYMTGLLVFLGLLGTFWGLIETVGSVGKVIDGLKVGGDAGALFDTLKEGLAAPLGGMGISFSSSLFGLAGSLILGFLDLQSSQAQNRFYTDLEDWLATTVREYGSGEVAAVASSGGGVASGELQAAVERLRSVLEEGSASRGTTAAMASLAEAIQALVSHMRTEQQMIREWADGQGEQNREIRRLLERIARQPEKS
- a CDS encoding cyclopropane-fatty-acyl-phospholipid synthase family protein; the protein is MSVVSAIMGTAERVPLPDVVVRAAIQRLCSRTATRLAAHDAADDAAFAGRMMLRSIAEHADAANTQHYEVPSAFFPQVLGPNRKYSSCFYRTDATTLQEAEEEALRQTIEHAGLADGQTILELGCGWGALSLRMARQFPHAKVTAVSNSQGQRAYIEEMARRRGLPNLCAVTADMNVFAPDGQFDRIVSVEMFERMMNWRKLMTRARSWLAPEGRFFMHIFTHRVGSYVFDRANREDWIAQHFFTGGVMPSHQLIRQYADIFQVEKEWRWSGTHYQRTAMDWLANFDAHRDAIEASLCDVYGDETQLWMRRWRWFFLATAGLFGYADGTEWGVSHYRMKAAD
- a CDS encoding efflux RND transporter periplasmic adaptor subunit, yielding MSGLRARSACVAMMLAALAPLLVACDESSSAVSAAQPIEPDVSIVTVKPQPRAVVRELPGRISPTRVAEVRPRVSGIVVERLFRQGSEVKAGDPLYRIDPRPFEVEVMAGEAGLAKAEAALMQAQQQARRIATLTSQRAAPESENEKTIAAERQAQAEVEGRKADLARAKLNLDYATVRAPIDGVVGAALVSEGALVVQNETNLATVQQLDPIYADFTQSVTELNQLRRAFESGDLDRIESDAVKVRLVLDDNTIYGLDGKLLFSDAKVDAHTGQVTLRGEFRNPKRELLPGMYVRVRLDQGLDSDAIAVPQQAVQRNGGGGSEVFVVKDDNRIAVQPIRTGSVQDGIWFVTDGLKAGDKVVVEGFQKFAAGDKVKPQSWSEAEANADNRHALKVTR
- a CDS encoding multidrug efflux RND transporter permease subunit — protein: MPSFFIDRPIFAWVVALFICLIGAISIPLLPIAQYPIIAPPSISISTSYPGASPENLYNSVTRLIEEELNGASGILNFESTSDSLGQVEITANFQPGTDTSAASVEVQNRIKRVEARLPRAVIQQGILIEEASSAVLQIITLNSTDGSLDEVGLGDFMIRNVLGEIRRIPGVGRATLYSTERSLRVWVDPAKLVGYGLTADDVNKAISAQNAQVASGSIGAEPSTASQRTSALVLVKGQLSSPDEFGAIILRANADGSTVRLRDVARIEVGGLSYQFNTRLNGKPTAGLSVLMSPTGNALATASAVEAKMKELSRFFPANISYEIPYNITPVVEASIKKVLSTLLEAVVLVFVVMFLFLQNIRYTIIPTIVVPVALLGACTTLLLAGYSINMLSMFGMVLAVGILVDDAIVVVENVERIMAEEGLSPKEATRKAMSQITSAIIGITLVLMAVFVPMAFFPGSVGIIYRQFSVTMVAAIGFSAFLALSLTPALCATLLKPVAAGHGHARRGVFGWFNRMLEGGKEGYSRTVGFSLKRTGRLMMVYAALLVGLSWAFVSLPGGFLPVDDQGFVTTDVQTPSDSSYGRTEAVIEKVEKYLAQRPGVDNVTFLTGFSFSGQGMNTAQAFITLKDWSERGPKDSAAAIVSDINRDLSSSIRDAKISALQPPPIDNLGNSSGFSFRLQDRGQKGYPALMRAADQMIAEANASPVLQKVYIEGLPEAGVVNLVIDREKAGAFGVTFEDINNTISTNLGSNYINDFPNRGRMQRVVVQADSRDRMKTEDILNYNVKNSRGQLVPFSSFATVEWSRGPTQIAGFNYYPAVRISGEAKSGFTSGDAIAEMEKLAGKLPRGFGYEWTGQSLQEKLSGSQAPFLLALSVFVVFLCLAALYESWTIPLAVLLTVPLGIVGAVVAATLRGLPNDVYFTVGLITIIGLAAKDAILIIEFAKDLRKEGKPLVEATIEACRLRFRPILMTGLAFICGVLPMAIAHGAGGASQQALGSVVMGGMIAVVILALLMVPVFFVSVQRVLAGDREPKAVKDSEAYGPPAPVKP
- a CDS encoding AAA family ATPase translates to MRPTDIAISNYRSIRRLSLPIHPLSVFVGENGVGKSNLYKSLSLLRDAATGRITRTIAEEGGLNSVCWSGIRKRGEDGRLRLSARFDRLKYSIEIGFPGPAEAAFAGEPMIKEESIEATEGKRTVLLMERKNSLVSIRSDSGAWTSHKDAVLPSETALAGFSDGRQCPEIDLIRSAMLGWRFYHDFRTDPASPIRKPCLAITTPSLSADGSDLAAALATLYAIREDATDLQDAIQDAFPGAELRAWEQNGLCEFDLQLEDMPRPFGAHELSDGTLKYICLLAVFMGYRLPPFIALNEPEASLHPSLLAPLARLIAKASRRADIWIVTHSEQLMEALRSESSVPLRRVIKSKGATMIEGLTLGGEYRDDEPDDDES
- a CDS encoding inositol monophosphatase family protein; translated protein: MLYSATINVMVKAARRAGRSLKRDLGEIEHLQVSLKGPANFVSLADKRAEEILYQDLSKARPGYGFIGEEGGMREGTDKSHTWIVDPLDGTTNFLHGIPQFAISIGLSREGTVIAGVIYNPANDELYISERGKGAFLNDQRLRVAGRRQLNECVVACGLPHIGRGDHEEFRREMTAIQDRVAGLRRFGAASLDLAFVAAGRLDGYWERNLQPWDIAAGMLMVREAGGTVSDINTPGDALVTGDVVCGNEFVHGELVKILRKPA